Proteins from one Setaria italica strain Yugu1 chromosome V, Setaria_italica_v2.0, whole genome shotgun sequence genomic window:
- the LOC101759626 gene encoding probable alpha,alpha-trehalose-phosphate synthase [UDP-forming] 7, producing the protein MFSRSYTNLLDLANGNLSALDYGGGGGGGGGGGGRPPRARRMQRTMTTPGTLVELDEERAGSVASDVQSSLAGDRLIVVANTLPVRGERRPDGRGWTFSWDEDSLLFHLRDGLPDDMEVLYVGSLRADVPPAEQDDVAQALLERFRCVPAFLPKDICDRFYHGFCKQMLWPLFHYMLPFSPDHGGRFDRSQWEAYVLTNKLFSQRVIEVLNPEDDYVWIHDYHLLALPSFLRRRFNRLRIGFFLHSPFPSSELYRSLPVRDEILKSLLNCDLIGFHTFDYARHFLSCCSRMLGIEYQSKRGYIGLDYFGRTVGIKIMPVGINTVQLQSLLQQPDLERQVAELRNQFDRKTVLLGVDDMDIFKGIDLKILAFEQMLKTHPKWQGRAVLVQIANPKGGSRKDLEELQAEIEVSCKRINEQFGRPGYSPVVLVNRTLSSVERMAYYTIAECVVVTAVRDGMNLTPYEYIVCRQGAPGLDGSGDDRPRGKSMLVVSEFIGCSPSLSGAIRVNPWNIESTAEAMNESIALSDNEKQLRHEKHYRYVSSHDVAYWSKSFIHDFERSCRDHFRRRCWGVGLGFGFRVVALDRNFKKLTVDSIVADYKKSKSRVILLDYDGTLIPQTTMNKTPNETVVSMMNTLCADKKNVVFIVSGRGRDSLEKWFYPCPELGIAAEHGYFMRWTRDEQWQIQNPTSEFGWMHMAEPVMKLYTEATDGSYIETKESALVWHHQDADPGFGSSQAKEMLDHLESVLANEPVSVKSGQHIVEVKPQAVSKGFVAEKILSTLMEKGRQADFVLCIGDDRSDEDMFEQISDIMRRSMVDPQTSLYACTVGQKPSKAIYYLDDANDVLNMLEALADASEEAGSGSPEATEEEGPLTLEQA; encoded by the exons ATGTTCTCACGATCCTACACCAACCTGCTCGATCTCGCCAATGGCAACCTCTCCGCCCTcgactacggcggcggcggcggcggagggggagggggcgggggcCGCCCGCCCCGGGCGAGGCGGATGCAGCGGACGATGACGACGCCCGGGACGCTGGTGGaactcgacgaggagcgcgcgGGCAGCGTCGCCTCCGACGTGCAGTCCTCGCTCGCCGGTGACCGCCTCATCGTCGTCGCCAACACGCTCCCCGTGCGCGGGGAGCGCCGCCCCGACGGCCGCGGGTGGACCTTCAGCTGGGACGAGGACTCGCTCCTCTTCCACCTCCGCGACGGCCTCCCCGACGACATGGAGGTCCTCTACGTCGGCTCCCTCCGCGCCGACGTGCCGCCCGCCGAGCAGGACGACGTCGCGCAGGCGCTCCTCGAGCGATTCCGCTGCGTCCCGGCCTTCCTCCCCAAGGACATCTGCGACCGGTTCTACCACGGGTTCTGTAAGCAGATGCTCTGGCCGCTCTTCCACTACATGCTCCCCTTCTCCCCGGACCACGGCGGCCGCTTCGACCGCTCCCAGTGGGAGGCCTACGTCCTCACCAACAAGCTCTTCTCCCAGCGCGTCATCGAGGTCCTCAACCCCGAGGACGACTACGTCTGGATCCACGACTACCACCTCCTGGCCCTCCCGTCATTCCTGCGCCGCAGATTCAACCGCCTCCGCATCGGATTCTTCCTCCACAGCCCGTTCCCTTCGTCGGAGCTCTACCGTTCCCTCCCCGTCCGCGATGAGATCCTGAAATCGCTCCTCAACTGCGATCTGATTGGCTTCCACACCTTCGATTACGCCCGGCATTTCCTCTCCTGCTGCAGCCGCATGCTCGGGATCGAGTACCAATCCAAGAGGGGATACATTGGGCTCGATTACTTTGGACGCACCGTGGGGATAAAGATCATGCCTGTTGGGATAAACACTGTGCAGCTGCAGTCACTGCTCCAGCAACCTGATCTCGAGCGGCAGGTCGCGGAGCTCCGGAACCAATTCGATAGGAAGACTGTCTTGCTTGGTGTGGATGATATGGATATATTCAAGGGGATTGATCTGAAGATTCTTGCATTTGAACAGATGCTGAAGACGCACCCGAAATGGCAGGGCCGAGCAGTGTTGGTGCAGATTGCAAACCCAAAAGGCGGCAGCAGGAAAGATCTGGAAGAACTGCAGGCCGAGATTGAAGTGAGTTGCAAGAGGATCAATGAACAATTTGGACGGCCTGGATATAGTCCTGTCGTGCTTGTCAATAGGACACTGTCGAGTGTCGAGAGGATGGCTTATTACACCATCGCAGAGTGTGTCGTTGTCACTGCAGTCAGGGATGGGATGAACCTTACACCTTATGAATACATCGTGTGTAGGCAGGGAGCTCCAGGTTTGGATGGTTCTGGGGATGATAGACCGAGGGGCAAGAGTATGCTTGTCGTCTCAGAATTCATTGGTTGCTCACCATCATTGAGTGGAGCAATTCGGGTAAACCCCTGGAACATAGAGTCAACAGCAGAGGCAATGAATGAGTCCATTGCTTTATCAGATAATGAGAAGCAACTGCGACATGAGAAGCATTATCGGTATGTCAGCTCACACGATGTTGCCTATTGGTCTAAGAGCTTTATTCATGATTTCGAGAGAAGCTGTAGGGACCATTTTAGGAGAAGATGCTGGGGTGTTGGACTAGGATTTGGATTTAGAGTGGTTGCTCTTGACCGGAATTTCAAAAAGCTTACAGTGGATTCTATTGTTGCGGATTACAAGAAGTCAAAGAGCAGGGTCATACTACTGGACTATGACGGAACTCTAATACCACAAACTACAATGAACAAGACTCCAAATGAAACTGTTGTTAGCATGATGAATACCCTGTGTGCTGATAAGAAGAATGTTGTTTTTATTGTAAGTGGAAGAGGAAGGGATAGCCTTGAAAAATGGTTTTACCCTTGCCCAGAGCTTGGCATTGCTGCTGAACATGGCTACTTTATGAG GTGGACCAGAGACGAACAATGGCAAATACAAAATCCGACCTCAGAATTTGGATGGATGCATATGGCTGAGCCAGTAATGAAACTGTACACAGAGGCAACTGATGGTTCATATATTGAAACCAAAGAGAGTGCTTTGGTTTGGCATCACCAAGACGCTGACCCTGGTTTTGGATCTTCACAAGCGAAAGAAATGCTAGATCATTTGGAAAGTGTCCTTGCCAATGAGCCAGTCTCTGTAAAGAGCGGTCAACATATTGTAGAAGTTAAACCTCAG GCAGTCAGCAAAGGATTTGTTGCAGAGAAGATCCTTTCAACTCTCATGGAGAAGGGAAGGCAAGCAGATTTTGTTCTCTGCATTGGTGACGATAGGTCAGATGAGGATATGTTTGAACAGATTTCTGATATCATGAGGAGGAGCATGGTTGATCCCCAAACCTCGTTGTATGCCTGCACAGTCGGCCAAAAACCAAGCAAGGCTATTTACTATTTGGATGATGCTAATGATGTTCTGAACATGCTTGAGGCACTTGCTGATGCATCCGAGGAGGCTGGTTCTGGTTCACCGGAAGCAACTGAGGAAGAGGGACCGTTGACACTGGAGCAAGCATGA
- the LOC101760028 gene encoding chaperone protein dnaJ C76, chloroplastic, protein MAPLLSPPLLADSVTKFHAASTAVPCSGSPQRYAITGLAGAGRRDRRRCRRTRGRTGLRVEAVAAESRSSEGGVAEDYYAVLGVMPDATPKQIKKAYYNCMKSCHPDLSGNDPDVTNFCMFINEVYTVLTDPIQRAVYDEIHGYAATATNPFLDDNAPRDHVFVDEFSCIGCKNCANVCSKVFQIEEDFGRARVYDQSGDIKLIEEAIESCPVDCIHWTSAAQLSLLEDEMRRVERVNVGLMLAGMGGSIDVFRMASSRWEKRQAKVLEKVRRRVSQDDSSKGGSWSDIWGAPTRYQKNEEEAKERAKRAAAAARRWREYSRKGADKPPTYKLPEAVPNKE, encoded by the exons AtggctcctctcctctccccgccGCTGCTCGCGGACTCCGTCACCAAGTTCCATGCGGCCTCAACGGCAGTCCCCTGCTCCGGCAGCCCACAGCGATATGCCATCACGGGATTGGCCGGGGCCGGAAGACGAGACCGGCGCCGGTGTCGTAGGACGCGGGGAAGGACGGGCTTGAGGGTggaagcggtggcggcggagtccCGCAGCTCGGAGGGGGGCGTCGCTGAGGATTATTACGCTGTTCTTGGTGTG ATGCCAGATGCCACACCGAAGCAAATCAAGAAAGCTTACTATAATTGTATGAAGTCATGCCATCCTGATCTCAGTGGGAATGACCCTGATGTCACGAATTTCTGCATGTTTATCAACGAGGTCTACACG GTGCTTACCGATCCCATCCAACGAGCAGTATATGATGAGATCCACGGATACGCTGCGACTGCAACCAACCCTTTCTTGGATGACAATGCACCCAGGGATCATGTTTTTGTCGATGAGTTTAGCTGCATAG GATGCAAAAACTGTGCTAATGTGTGCTCTAAGGTCTTTCAAATTGAGGAAGATTTTGGAAGGGCAAGAGTTTACGACCAATCAGGCGACATAAAACTGATTGAAGAAGCTATTGAGAGCTG TCCAGTTGACTGCATTCATTGGACTTCAGCTGCACAACTTTCACTACTTGAGGATGAAATGCGCAGAGTAGAGAGAGTAAAC GTTGGATTGATGCTTGCTGGAATGGGAGGTTCAATTGATGTGTTCCGTATG GCAAGTTCACGCTGGGAGAAGAGACAAGCCAAAGTGCTG GAAAAGGTGAGAAGGCGGGTGAGCCAGGATGATTCCAGTAAGGGCGGCTCATGGAGTGATATCTGGGGAGCACCAACAAGATACCAGAAAAACG AAGAGGAGGCAAAGGAGAGAGCAAAGCGAGCAGCGGCTGCAGCGAGGAGGTGGCGCGAGTACTCAAGGAAAGGAGCCGACAAGCCCCCCACGTACAAACTTCCAGAGGCAGTGCCCAACAAGGAGTGA
- the LOC101760428 gene encoding uncharacterized protein LOC101760428: protein MDFLVDVQPSAMLHAQYGSGTEPLRHRHPTQVKLPFQTDTAGRTASWSWHSSTNPQRSQYLSAILLPNPQDLSCSTSSLARNMEGDDILATMDSLWFYSSVLLQPPSKHKQSDCAEELQPRQQQADTHHKTTSSSSDGQAPKSVEEAAVATERRAAAATERRAAARSFCRDREWDERMVAWQKEQRRRTRVAAAARCSQARMPPPGEGVAMKAHLRSWAHAVACSVR from the coding sequence ATGGACTTTTTGGTGGACGTCCAGCCATCGGCCATGCTGCACGCGCAGTACGGCAGCGGCACCGAGCCGTTGCGGCACAGGCACCCGACCCAGGTAAAGCTTCCATTTCAAACGGACACGGCCGGCCGGACAGCAAGCTGGAGCTGGCATTCAAGCACAAATCCCCAGCGCTCCCAATATCTTTCTGCAATTCTACTACCAAATCCACAAGATCTATCGTGCTCTACTTCTAGTCTCGCCAGAAACATGGAAGGAGACGACATTTTGGCGACCATGGATTCCCTGTGGTTCTACTCCAGCGTCCTCCTCCAACCACCATCCAAGCACAAGCAGAGCGACTGTGCCGAAGAGCTGCAGCCCAGACAGCAGCAAGCAGATACCCACCACAAGACGACCAGCAGTTCCTCTGATGGTCAGGCTCCCAAAAGCGTCGAGGAGGCAGCGGTGGCAACGGAGcgaagagcggcggcggcgacggagcgcagagcggcggcgaggagcttcTGCAGGGACAGGGAGTGGGACGAGCGCATGGTTGCTTGGCAGAAGGAGCAGAGGCGACGGACGCGAGTTGCTGCGGCGGCCCGGTGCTCGCAGGCGCGGATGCCACCGCCCGGAGAAGGCGTGGCCATGAAGGCGCATCTCAGGTCCTGGGCTCACGCTGTCGCTTGCTCCGTCAGATAA